In Heteronotia binoei isolate CCM8104 ecotype False Entrance Well chromosome 21, APGP_CSIRO_Hbin_v1, whole genome shotgun sequence, the DNA window ttctcttctcttctcttctcttctcttctcttctcttctcttctcttctcttctcttctcttctcttctcttctcttctcttctcttctccctttatgcttccacccccccccctatttttattcactgccccccaattgcacccaaggctactaccgccCCCGTGGATCATTCCAGCGCCCCCAAGGaggcaatatcgcccactttgggaaacactgctgtaaAAGAAGGTATAAGGAGCAGTGTTTTTCTGGGTTTTACTCCACCAGGAAGTCCAAGATATAGTAGTAAATATATCTTTAAAAGAATTCACTCCAGGACAACTAATTGCATTGTCCCATATAAGATTATTTATAAACAAGAATAGACATCTTTAAATTAATCTGTCATGTTAAGAGCATTCTTTGACAATGATAATAAACAAGAATCTATGCAATTTAAGTGTCTTTTTTACCAcctattttgaagaagaagaaaaaacagttTTTGGAGATATTGAAGAGTTAGAGCAGCATGTACCTAGGAAATTTAATTTaagcagagagaagcaaaagGCAATAGAGAAATTAAGGACTGATAATGACATAATATAAAAAGAGCAGATAAGAGAGCAGCAATAGTGATTATGGATATGGTTGACAATGAGAATGAAAATTCAAAACAACTAAGGGATGCGGATAATCACTGTGTACACAGTTATAAGAACACCCTATATTTgtatagaacaaatgtcagactCCTGAAAATACATTAGATTTTATTTATCACTGTGAGTGTTATTGGTTTTTGGTTTATTCCATCACAGGCATGTTAATTTCATGCCTATATTTGCCACTTGGGGGATTTTTAAACTTGCGTTTTAAAAGTATCAGGCATTTTCATGTTATTTTGCTAAGATATTTTGGACTAGGAAAAATGCAGTAGGCCACCATTAGCACTGGAAAGGGTGTTCCCATATAGGAATGGGCACACTCCAAACCTCTCAGTTCAGAAACCTGTCCTTGTTGTGATCAGCTTCTTCACAGCATttttcacatccttgttccttaaACTGTAAATCATGGGATTTAGCATGGGAAAGACCACTGTGTAGAACACGGAAGCCCATTTGTCCCTGTCCAAAGCATAGCTGGAGCTGGGGCGTGAATAGATAAAGAGGATGGAACCATAGTACAAAGTGACAGCTgtcaagtgggaggcacatgtaGAAAAGGCTTTGCGCCTGCCCTCAGTAGAGCTGATCTGCAAGACGGCTGCTAGGATGAAGGCATAAGTGGCAAGAATGAAAACTGAGGGGGCAATGATGTTAGAGGTGAGGAGAAAGTACAGAACAGACTGGTAACTCTCTGTCACATTGCAGGAGAGCTTCACCAGAGGTGGCACATCACAAAAGAAGTCATCGATGATGTTGCCATCACAAAAAGTCAATGTGAAGGTTTCACTAGTGAGAACAATGGCATTGATGAATCCACCTAAATATGAGAGGGCCACAAGTCCTATGCATAGCTTTCTGGACATGGCAGTGGCATACAGCAGTGGAGTAGCAATGGCCACGTAACGATCATAAGCCATGGCTGCCAGGAGGTAGCACTCACTATATGCAAGACCAGCAGAGAAGAAAAACTGGGCAGCGCAACCCCCAAAAGAAATGCTTTTGTCCTCTGAGATACAATTCATCAAGATCTTTGGGGTGTAAACAGAGGAATACCAGATGTCCAAGAAAGACAGATTCCCAATGAAGAAATACATGGGCGTATGAAGGTGAGAACTGCTGAAGATTAGAACAATGAGTATCAGGTTTCCTGCTAAACTAACTATATATATTATCAGAAATACTACAAACAGGCTCAGCTGCAGTTTGGGATTATTTGTGAATCCTAGAAGGATGAACTCAGTCACTGTAGtatgatttcttccttccatgaaTTTCTTAGCAGTCATCTACTGGAGGACCTGGAAACCTGTAGGATAGATATTGTTTGTGATGTTAGCACCATATTTCACCAGAATGCAAGGTCTGTTTTACCAAATGTGTCCTGATTTTACAAGAAAAATAAATAGGGAAAGAGAAAAACTGAATAGGGAGCTAACTGGGCTCAGTTTTTAACATTAGTAGCTATAATTCTGGTCACATACACTGCTGCCCTTCAAAATTTGCCTGGGCTTTCAGCTTTTTAACTTGGAACAAAACCATGTTATCGATAAGGTCTTTTAAAACTAGCTTTTAATTTTTTGTCTGAATTCTTGGCTTCATTATTTTTCTTGCAATGAGCTTCTCTGTATATTTTGTAATTATCTCTCTATAAAAACAATTCAAAGCATCTAGTACCGACAGCCATTAACTTTTCTATTAATATCTCCTTCTGAAGGGTTCTGATTTCTTGAGATCAGAAAAAATAGTTCAGAGAACTGGAATGGAAACACATTGCAGCTATACTTTGAAGAGTCTGACAAGATAACTGTCCCATTATTTCTGTTCATGTATTTTGTTTTATCTAATAATAGTCACTCTGCATTGCGCAGTACTTTCTGTATAGAAAACAAATGAATCATGCCCATGCCATAGCATAACATACACAGATTTTTCACGGTATATAAGTGCCCTGGGAATTTGCCATGTCTTTCAccatttttgttgtgatttctgaTTGTCCTATTTTTCTTTTACACAATTGATATGctacttaaaaaggtaaaggtagtcccctgtgcaagcaccagtcgtttccaactctggggtgacgttgtatcatgactttttcatggcagacttttaatttttttactgggtggtttgccattgccttccccagtcatctacactttccctccagcaagctgggtactcattttaccaacctcagaaggatggaaggctgcgtgaaccttaagccagctacctgaacccaacttccacaaGGATCAAACTtttgtcatgagcagagagcttggactgcagtactgcagctttaccactctgcgccatggggcaagAGTGCTACTAGTATAATTTAAACTCACTTATACATGGATACCATTTATATGCAAGTGATG includes these proteins:
- the LOC132589757 gene encoding olfactory receptor 9G19-like isoform X2, giving the protein MEGRNHTTVTEFILLGFTNNPKLQLSLFVVFLIIYIVSLAGNLILIVLIFSSSHLHTPMYFFIGNLSFLDIWYSSVYTPKILMNCISEDKSISFGGCAAQFFFSAGLAYSECYLLAAMAYDRYVAIATPLLYATAMSRKLCIGLVALSYLGGFINAIVLTSETFTLTFCDGNIIDDFFCDVPPLVKLSCNVTESYQSVLYFLLTSNIIAPSVFILATYAFILAAVLQISSTEGRRKAFSTCASHLTAVTLYYGSILFIYSRPSSSYALDRDKWASVFYTVVFPMLNPMIYSLRNKDVKNAVKKLITTRTGF
- the LOC132589757 gene encoding olfactory receptor 9G19-like isoform X1 translates to MAVGRNHTTVTEFILLGFTNNPKLQLSLFVVFLIIYIVSLAGNLILIVLIFSSSHLHTPMYFFIGNLSFLDIWYSSVYTPKILMNCISEDKSISFGGCAAQFFFSAGLAYSECYLLAAMAYDRYVAIATPLLYATAMSRKLCIGLVALSYLGGFINAIVLTSETFTLTFCDGNIIDDFFCDVPPLVKLSCNVTESYQSVLYFLLTSNIIAPSVFILATYAFILAAVLQISSTEGRRKAFSTCASHLTAVTLYYGSILFIYSRPSSSYALDRDKWASVFYTVVFPMLNPMIYSLRNKDVKNAVKKLITTRTGF